Below is a window of Pseudodesulfovibrio sp. 5S69 DNA.
CCTCCAGCACCATGTTGGCGACGTAGTCCCCGTTGCGCATGTGGTGGTGGAAGGACAGGGTCATGTTGTCCGCGAGCCCGGCTTCACGAAGCGCGGTGGCCACGTCGGGCAGGAATTTATGGTTCACGATGTACCTCCGTTGCTATTCGGCCATCTGCAGGACGCTTTTGGCGCGTTTGATAATGGGCAGGTCGATCATCATTCCGTCCAGGGAGACCGCGCCCTTGCCGTCGCGTTCCGCGGCCTCGGCCGTTTCGATGACCCGCGAGGCCCAGGCGATCTGCTCCGCGGTCGGCATGAAGGCGGTTTTGACCGCATGGACGTGGTGGGGAGAGATAAGCGCCTTGCCGGAAAAGCCGAGCTGCGCCGCGTAGGCGGCATCCTTCGCGAGGCCCTCCATGTCGGTGACGAAGGGGAAGGGCGTGTCCACGGCGGCGATGCCGGCGGCCTTGCAGGCCATGAGCATGCGGCCTCTGGCGTAGGCGATCTCGTCGCCTTCCGGGGTCCGCTTGGCGCCCATCCCGGCCGTGAGGTCCTCGGCGCCGAGCAGCATGCCGATCAGGGGGCCGCCGAACGAGGCGATGGCCGAGGCGTTTTCTATGCCCAGGGCACTTTCCACCAGGGCCATGATTTTGATGGCCCCGCCGTTTCGGGAGCTTGTGCCGATGAAGTCGGCAATCTCCCGCAACATGTCGGGGTGTTCGCATTTCGGCAGCAGGATGACGTCCGTGCCGCCGGTGACGGCCGCGGCCAAGTCGTCCCGCCAGTACGGGGTGTCCAGGCCGTTGATCCGCACGACGCAGGTGACGTTCTCCGGCCTGAGATCGGTCAGGGTGCGCCGGACCAGGATTCTTGCCGCGTCCTTTTCACCCGGAGCGACGGCGTCCTCCAGGTCGAGTATGACGGAATCCGCGCCGAGGTTGCCCGCACTGGCGAGCATGCCGGGGTTGTTCCCGGGCATGAACAGCATTGTCCGGAAGGTCTTCATTTGATCGACTCCTTGTAACGCGTTATGGCGGCCTCCATCCGGGCCAGGATGGTGCATCGCAGCGCTCCCCGGTCGTTGGCCCGGATGTTCACGCCCTTGAGCCCGGAGTCCTCCAGGCACTGCGTGATGGTTTTTATGATGTCCTCGCCGAATTGCTTCATGACGATGCTCTCCACATTGACGGAACTTTCCCCGCCCTCGGGCACCTGCGTCATCCGGATGAAGATGTCGTTCGACTCGAGGGTTCCCGCCTGGGAACTCGCTGTCTGACCCATGATCGTTTCTCCTTCGGCCTGGTGGCCGCGTTTGGTGTTCACGCTTTCCTCTTCGTTAGTGACGCCCCGTTTTCCCGCGCAGGTTCTCGGCTATTGACCGTCCCTTGTCCGAGAGCAGGAATTGCAGGGTCGACGGGGGAACGAGCCGCTCCAATTCGGGGATGCGCGACGGGAGGTTCCCGTCGCGCATGATCCGCCTGACTTCGGAGGCGCTGATGATCTCCCCGGCGGCGCATTGCCGCGGCATTTCCTCGATGGCGATGCCGTATTCGGGCAGCACCCGCCGGAGGACTTCGTTGTAGGTTGCGGTGGCGGGGCAGTAAGGTTCGCTGCCGACGAACCGGATGCCTATGCCCATATCCGGGGCTATGCGGGTGGCGAAGATCCGGGCGTCCATCTCGGCGTGCACCGCGGCGTGCGCTTCTCTGCCCGAGAAGTATGCCGGGAAACTCGCCCGGGAGACCATGTACGGGCCTCCGGGGACGACCACGACGGTTTTCAGGTCGGAAGCGCCCCTGCGTACGAGTTCGAGCCTGTCCTCGAACGGGAAGGAGGAGGCGTCCTCCTCGACCACGAAAACGACCACCTGCGCACAGCGGGCGGCTGCCTCCGCGACCAGGGCGTGGTGGCCGAGCGTGAACGGGTTGGCATTGACGACCACCGCCCCGAACCGGCCTCCGGAATGCTTCGGCATGGTCCGCCTGGACTGTTGGAGCGTCTCCGCCGTCCGGCGGCTCCAGGCCGCATAATCAGGCTCGCCGAACTCCAGCATGGCCGCCTTTTCGGTGGAAGCGACGAGCTGGAATCCCAGCGAGGCGAACTTCGGGGCCTCGTTCGACTTGGTGAAGATGCAGACCCTCCTGATGCCGTCCACGAGGGCCTGTGACAGGATGCGGCCCACCAAGGACGAGGCGAGCCCCCGTCCCCGGTGGGCGGCGTCCACGCAGACACCGCAGATGGTCGCGCCCGCCAGGAAGGCCGTGCCGCCGAGGCGGCCGTCCTCGAAGAAGCCGATGCCCGTGTCGATGCCGTCGGGCATGCTCAGGCCCGAAGCCCGCAGCAGCGCTTCGGCCTCGCTCAGTTCCTGCCGGGTCGCGATCGCTCGGAATCCTTGAAGGACCATCTTCCGTTCCTTCCCTAGTAGAGTATCGGAATGGTCAATCCGACGATGATCAGGATGAGCGCGCCGCCCAATCGCGAGGCTATCTGCGAGAAGGGCATGAGCTCGAACCGGTTGGCGGCGGACAGCACCGCGACATCGCCGGTGCCGCCCATGTTGGCCATGCACAGCCCCGCGGCGATGGCGGATTCGATGAAGTGGAAGCCCACCAGAAGACCGCCGCAGCCCGCGCCGATGATCGCGCCGACAATGACGGAAAGGACCAGGAAGAAGGTCTGGAGGTTGAAGGCGTCGATGACCACGCCCAGGTCCGTGTAGGTGACGCCCACACCCACGAGCAGCGGGGCGGTCATGTACTTGGCGACGAACTTGAACCAGGTCGCGGAGGCTTCCTGTATGGATTTCGGCACCACGCCGGAGACCTTCAGGATGGCCACGGTGATGATCATCAGGGCATAGTAGTGAAGGGGGATGAACTTGGACAGGATGCGGCCGACGAGGAGCATGGTGCAGGCGGTGAAGAGGCCTATGCCCAGGGCCTGGATGGTCACCTGCGTGACATCGGCTACCTCGTGTTCCTCCTCGCCGCTGCGGATCAGCTTGCCCTCGCCCGACA
It encodes the following:
- the citD gene encoding citrate lyase acyl carrier protein; the protein is MNTKRGHQAEGETIMGQTASSQAGTLESNDIFIRMTQVPEGGESSVNVESIVMKQFGEDIIKTITQCLEDSGLKGVNIRANDRGALRCTILARMEAAITRYKESIK
- a CDS encoding HpcH/HpaI aldolase/citrate lyase family protein translates to MKTFRTMLFMPGNNPGMLASAGNLGADSVILDLEDAVAPGEKDAARILVRRTLTDLRPENVTCVVRINGLDTPYWRDDLAAAVTGGTDVILLPKCEHPDMLREIADFIGTSSRNGGAIKIMALVESALGIENASAIASFGGPLIGMLLGAEDLTAGMGAKRTPEGDEIAYARGRMLMACKAAGIAAVDTPFPFVTDMEGLAKDAAYAAQLGFSGKALISPHHVHAVKTAFMPTAEQIAWASRVIETAEAAERDGKGAVSLDGMMIDLPIIKRAKSVLQMAE
- a CDS encoding GNAT family N-acetyltransferase, which produces MVLQGFRAIATRQELSEAEALLRASGLSMPDGIDTGIGFFEDGRLGGTAFLAGATICGVCVDAAHRGRGLASSLVGRILSQALVDGIRRVCIFTKSNEAPKFASLGFQLVASTEKAAMLEFGEPDYAAWSRRTAETLQQSRRTMPKHSGGRFGAVVVNANPFTLGHHALVAEAAARCAQVVVFVVEEDASSFPFEDRLELVRRGASDLKTVVVVPGGPYMVSRASFPAYFSGREAHAAVHAEMDARIFATRIAPDMGIGIRFVGSEPYCPATATYNEVLRRVLPEYGIAIEEMPRQCAAGEIISASEVRRIMRDGNLPSRIPELERLVPPSTLQFLLSDKGRSIAENLRGKTGRH